The nucleotide window GTTTCTCCCGGCCAGAACTCACCTACCGACTGACCAAATTAGGTGAACAAACACCAACGTCTTCAGAATTTGACGTCGATAATCATCCCTTCAAAATTCAGGTCGGTGGAACTTATAACACCTACAACGCACTTGCAGCATACTCAGTGGGTCGCTTCATGGGGGTTGATCCCGACTTGATTGCCAAGGCGTTTGATACAAACGAACAAGTCTTCGGGCGGCAAGAAGTCATCGACGTTGATGGCAAGCACGTGACCATCATTCTGGTCAAAAACCCCGTTGGCTTAGACCAAGTCTTGCAGATGATTGGTACGGACACGCACCCCTTCTCACTGGTTGGCCTGCTCAATGCCAACTATGCGGACGGCATCGATACCAGCTGGATCTGGGATGGTGACTTTGAACAGCTGACCAGCCGTGAAATTCCAACTGTCATCACTGGTGGCGAACGCTATAAAGACATCACGTTCCGCTTGAAGGTTGCCGGGATTCCAGACGAGAATCATATCGTGGAACCCGACTTAGAAAAAGTGGTCGACCAGATCAAACAGGTTTCCACTGATCACGTATACGTTCTGGCCACTTACACGGCAATGCTCCAGCTACGAAAGATTTTGGCCTCAAAGGGCTACATCAAGGAGGGACTCGGCGTATGACCTACGAATTAAACGTCGCTCATCTCTATGGCGACCTCATGAATACTTACGGGGATGTTGGTAATATTTTGGCACTTAACTACTACGCCAAACAAATGGACGTCCAACTGAACGTTAACATTGTCAGCTTGGAAGAAGACTTCAAAGCTGCCGATTACGATCTCGCTTTCTTTGGCGGTGGTCAAGACTTTGAACAGACTATCGTGTCTCAAGACATTCAGACCAAAAAGGCTGAACTGACTAAGTTTATTGAGTCAGATGGTCCCCTATTGGCCATCTGTGGGGGCTTTCAGCTACTGGGGCACTACTATATCGGGGCTGACGGAGAAAAGCTGCCCGGTATCGGGGCCCTTGACCACTATACCGACAAACAAGACAATCACCGGTTCATTGGGGACATTGTCATCAAAAATCAAGAAACTGGCGAAACCTATCACGGCTTTGAAAACCACCAGGGAATCACCTTCCTGGGTAAAGGTGAACGTCCTCTCGGCAACGTGGTATCTGGTAAGGGGAACAACGGTGAAGATGGTACAGAAGGCGCCATTTACAAAAACGTCTACTGCTCCTACTTCCATGGCCCTATTCTGACCCGCAACGGTGATATTGCCAAGCACCTCTTGGTCGCCGCTCTCAAACGTAAGTATCCGGACGTCGATTTCTCTCAGCAAGAAGCTTTATCAATTCCAGCAACGTTTTAATTCAAAAACCACTTCAGCAGATTGTAAATAACTGCTGAAGTGGTTTTTTGGTTGCTATAACTTGTCTAAACGATAATTCGTTTACTGACGCTTCTTAAAGACTGAAATAAAAGCAAATACCGTGGTAACAATGCAGCCAATAATCGTGACCCAAGCGCTAATACCATAACCAGCACTAAAGAACGAATTGGAAACACCGCTACCCATCACACTGTATAGCGTTGCAAACATCACAATGTACACAATATCACTGATGATAGCCATCACAATGTTGATAATCCGAGCCGTCCGACTAGGCAAAATCCCCAGTACTAACGTCACAATCGGCAACACCGTCAAAACAACTAACAGAACCATGGCATTCTGACTAAAGTAATTTCCCAGTTGTAGGGTCTTCGCCAAGCTCACACCTGCCGAATTACCGAAGAAACTTTCAGACGCTTGGAAATAAGGACCGACATAGATGGAACCCAGGATGGCCAAGGAACCCAAGACGACCATGATCTCGGTCAGCCCCATGGACAGGCTACCCTGACTAGCCGGAGCTGCCATACCGGCCTGTCCGTTACCGGGCTGCGTCCCCGCACTAGTCGTTGCGCTAGCCGTTGTCTGTTTGAAAGTCGACGCCGTCTTCGCCTGAAGGTTCTGGTTGAATCGCGTCCGATACTCTGGATCTTGATAATAGCGATTAACCCTCTGTTCGAACCTAGTAGCCCCTGTGCCATAGATTCCAGCCACGAGGTATAAAATAACAATCAACAAGAGAATCAGCCACCATACGATGTGGGCTGCCGTAAATGTAAATAATAGAAATAATACCAAGACACCTAAACCGGCAGTCACCAGGTTGTTGTGAATCCACACACCTATGTGGCCTAAATTAGTCAAATTTAACATCAGTTCTTGGTTTCCGGCATGGGTCACTTGTTCACCCATGCCTTGCGTATTGCCAGTAGCCTGAGACGTTGACTCCCGAGTAGCTTGTGATTGTTCAGGCTGCTCGGTAGCTTGGGTCCTCGTAGGTTGAGGTTGCCCAGCAGTACTCTGGGCCGTCGTTACTTGCGGCTGCGATTGCTGGGGTTGCTCTGTTGATGCCTGTGGTTGCGGCGTCGATTGGTTCTCACGAACTAAGCTGTGTCCACACTGTGGACAAAACTTGCCGTGTTCGACGTTTTCCCGACCACACTGTGAACAGAACCGCAGCAAGGTTTGATTATCCATCTAATATCTGCCCCTTTTATACATTTTATTTTTTGAAGTACCTCCTAAGTATAAAACACCTGGACATCGTTTAGCTACAGTTTTATTCACATTCCTTAACCATTTCGACTGTAAGCGATTTCCGTTTCAAGTAAAATGGAAATCGGTATTAATGTTAACTGTCGCAAGAATCCCGGTCCAAGCTAGCCACAGAGAGGACGGACTACCCGTTGTCGCACGTTTCAACTATTTATTACTTTTCAGCTAAATAGGTCCCGATGACCGCATTCCGTTGATCAAGATAAAACTCATTCGGCGCATCCGGATGAATCCGATTCGATAGAAATACCATTGCCTGTTGCCGCTGGGGGTCCAATACCAAATAGGTGCCAGTAAAACCTGAATGCCAGATAACTCGATGGGGCCACGGCCACTGCGTCCCAGCCAACGCCCAACCAAGCGACCGGCCTGCGGTCCCCGTGGGCGTCCAGTCAGTGGTCAATCGATGAATCCAGTCTGGTGGTAAAACACTGGCAAATTGCTCAGGATTCAGATAGGCGTGGCAAAAGGCCGCCAGGTCCCCGGCCGTACTGAACAGTCCAGCCGACCCACATCGTCGCTGTAAGACGTAGCCCTTAGGGTCGTGCACAACACCCCGGACTAGCCCGCGGTCAGCCGTCAGCTCCGTCGGCACACACGCCAGCGGATCCGCGGGCGTGAACGTACTGTGCATCATTCCCAGTGGGGTCAGTACCCGCTTCTGCGCAGCCACCTGAACCGGCTCACCCAATATTTTCTCAACGATCCAGCCGAGAAAAATATAGTTAACGTCAGCGTAAACCATCTTCTGATTAAAATTGGGACCCACGTGGAGCTGTAGCAACCCCGCCGTTAGGTCCGCTGCCCCCAATTGATTACGATTAGGGATGTAGCCCACGATGCCAGACGTGTGGGTCAGCAAATGCCGCACCGTCACCCGTCGGTCCCGCCATTCTGGTAACCAATCCGACAATCGATCTGTGAGTTGTAACCGCCCTTGCGCTAATAACTGAAGAACCACTGTCAGCGTCCCCACGACTTTTGTTAACGATGCCACGTCAAAAATCATCCCCGCACGTAAAGGTTCCGAACGTGGAACCACAGCTGCCTGCCCCATCTCTCCGGTTTCAATATCGTCGTGGTCAATGAAAGCGTAACTGACCCCCGGAACCACCTGATCCGTGAGTAATCGTCGTAATGCCGCCTTTGTCTGTGGATAAGTCATACCCGCACCTCTTTCTCTTGCCCCATTGTACCCACTGCTCATTCACCCACGCAACCAAAGTTTTCCTCAGTATTGGCTATTTTCATGTGGCCTTCCGTCTTACCAATGGACTGGAGCGGTATAGACATAACCTGAGACCTCAAAATTGCCGATTTAGTAAGCTTGTTCGTTCTAGTTAGTCAGAACTGCAGAGTTGGCTGTCCTTTGTCACACGTTTCGTCTATTTATGCTCGGCGTACAAAAAAGGGGCTGAGACTTTTGTCTCAACCCCCTTCAATGTTGTCAATTCAGTCAGTAGCTTCAGCCATCAGGGTGGTCGGAGCTACCAGATCATTAAGCTAAATTATTACCAGCAAATTGACTGTTGTACAAGTCAGCGTAAAACCCATCAGCAGCTAACAGACTATCATGATTCCCCGTTTCAACGATGTGGCCGTGATTCATTACCACAATGTTTTCGGCACTTTGAATCGTTGATAATCGGTGTGCTACCACAAAACTCGTCCGTCCAGCCAACAGCCGTTTCATCGCATGTTGAATTAGCATTTCCGTCCGCGTATCCACAGAACTGGTTGCTTCATCTAAAATCAAAACATCTGGATCGGCCACGAAGGCACGAGCAATTGTCAGCAACTGTCGTTGGCCTTGAGAAATATTCGTGGCTGCTTCATTCAACACGGTATCATACCCGTCAGGGAGCTGGCGAATAAAGGTATCCGCGTGAGCGGCCTTAGCGGCAGCGTATACGTCGTCTTCTGTAGCATCCTCACGACCATACTTGATGTTATCGAAAATAGATCCGGTAAAGAGCCAAGTATCCTGGAGCACCATAGCAAAATGACGACGTAAGTCTTTACGGTCAACGTCCAGGGTATTTTGACCCCGATACTTAATCTGACCTGAGCCAACGTCATAAAACCGTTCCAACAGGTTAATGATGGTCGTCTTACCGGCCCCAGTTGGCCCAACAATCGCAACCATTTCACCTGGCTTGACCTTCAAATTAAAGTCAGCAATCAACGGATTACTTTCCACGTATTGGAAGGCCACGTCATCAAATTCAATAACGTTGTCGGCCGGTGCGGTATGTTCTGGCAACGTAGCCGTCGCCGCGTCAGTCATATCTTTTTCATCCAACACGTCAAAGATCCGCTCAGCAGATGCAATCGTCGCCTGAATCGTGTTCGTCAGGTTGGCCATCTGCGTAATTGGTTGTGAGAATTGATTGGTATATTGCAGGAAAGCTTGGACGTTCCCCAAAGTGACAGTTCCGTTTGCCACTTGAATACCCCCAATAACTGCAACAGCCAGGTAATCCAAGTTCTTCACGAAGTTCATCAATGGGAAGATCAGACTGGAAACAAATTGCGCTTTCCAAGCCGATTGATAGTACTTTTGGTTATGCTCTTCAAATTCTTCTTGAGAAGCCTGTTCCCGATTGAACGTCTTAACCACAGTATGGCCAGCGTACGTTTCTTCAACCGTGTTGTTCAGTAGTCCTAAATTCTTTTGTTGACTAGCAAAGAACCGTTGTGACTTAGGCGCAACCACCATCACGACTAATAAACTCAGTGGCACGGAGATCAACGCAACCAGCGTCAACCACCCACTAATGGTAAGCATCATATAAAGCACCCCAAAGAAGGTCAACACACTGGTTACCATTTGTGAGAGGGTCTGTTGTAACGTCCCACCAATGTTATCCATATCGTTAGCCATCCGGGACATCAGATCCCCGTTACTGTGGGTATCGTAGTAACTGATTGGCAGCCGTTGCATCTTTTCCTTGAGATCTCGCCGTAACCGATAAACAACTTTTTGGGAGATCCAACTCATAATCAGCTGTTGCACGACCCCGAAGATGGCCGCACCAGCATACATAATCCCAACAACTAACAGAATATGACCAATCTTACCGAAGTCTACGGGCAAACTGTGAATGCCAATGCCGGCTTTCAATTCAGCTTGACCCTTCATAACCCCTTTAAAGAGTTCTGTTGTGGCTTCCCCTAAAATTTTGGGCGTCTTGATTTGGAGGATCACTGAGGCGACAGCAAAGACTAAGACTACCAGAAGACTAGGAATCCAAGCCTTCATGTATTTAAAAAGTCGTACCGTCGTTCCCCAAAAATTTTGTGGCCGCTGTTTCGTTGCGGACCCGCGTCCATTACGCATCGACCTCATCCCCCTTTCGGAGTTGTGATTCTAGAATTTCTTGATAAGTCTTATTGGTAGCTTTTAATTCATCGTGAGTTCCTTGGCCAACAATCTGACCACCATCAATGACCAAAATCAAATCAGCATCAGCAACCGTCGAGACCCGTTGCGCCACGATAACGGTGACGGCGGCTTGGACTTGATCGTCCTTCCGCAAGTCTTGCCGTAGCAAGGAGTCCGTCTTGAAGTCTAACGCTGAGAACGAATCATCAAAAATATAGACACTCGCCCGCTTCAGAATCGTCCGGGCAATCACCAGCCGTTGCCGTTGTCCACCGGAGAAATTCGCACCATCCTGTTCAACGACACCGTCAAGGCCGCCTTCTTCCTTAATGAAACCACTGGCCTGAGCAACGTCTAGGGCATGCCAAATCTGTGAGTCGCTGGCATCCTTCATTCCGTAGACCATGTTGCTTCTGACGGTCCCAGAGAATAGTACGGCCTTTTGCTGCGTGATGGAAATCGCATCGTGCAGCGCTGCTTGACTGGCAGCGGTCAGTGCTACCCCGTTCAATTTAATCTGACCACTTTCGGGATCAAATAGTCGTGGAATCAGATTAACCAACGTGGATTTCCCAGAACCGGTTCCCCCAATAATCGCGACGGTCTGACCAGCTGTAGCTGAAAAGTTCACGTCAGCCAATGCTAGCTTCTCGGCACCTGTGTACCGGAAGTTGACGTGGTCAAAAGTTAAGCTTGCTGGACCAGCTGGTAAGTCAACGGGCTGGTCAGCATCGTTGATCTTAGACTTGAGGTCCATCACTTCGTTGATTCGTGCAGCGGAGGCTTGCGCCCGTGGCACGAAAACAAAAACCATTGATACCATCATGAAGCTGATCAGTAGCTGCGTGGCATAAGTCATGAACGCTACCAAATTTCCAACCTCCATGGCTTGCGAGCCAATCAATTGGCCCCCGTACCAAACAATACCAATGTTCGTCCCACTCACAATTAATGTAATAATTGGGAACATCAACGAAACAATCATGAAAACTTTAATCCCAGTATTCGTGTAATCTTGGTTAGCACCTTCAAATCGGTCTTGTTCAAACTGGTCTTGGTTAAAGGCCCGAATAACTCGAACGCCAGTTAAACCTTCACGAAAGACCAAGTTGATGCGATCAATCTTCTTTTGCAAGCTCTTGAAGAGCGGTACCGCAAAAAACATGATGGCAAAGGTAAATAGGGCTAAGACTGGCAGTGCCACCAAGAAGACCACTGTCAACCGGGGGCTCTTAATGTAAGCTAGAACGCCAGCACCCACCAACATAATTGGTGCCATCAACATCATCCGTAACATCTGAACCATCACGTTTTGAATTTGTACCACATCGTTGGTTGTCCGCGTAATTAATGAAGCATTACCAACCGTTTCAAACTCTTCAGTCGAAGAGAACGTGACCTTTTTAAAGATACCCGATCGAATACGTTGGCCCATCTTCTGCGACTGTGTTGACGCAAAATAAACGTTACCAGCGGCACCAAGGACCCCAATGAAACTTAAGAGGAGCATTTGACCACCAGTACGCCAGATATAACCAATGTCATTGTTCGCAATCCCTTTATCGATAATATTCGAGGTTAACGTTGGCAACGACAGGTCACAGGCAACTTGAATAATCATGAATCCTACAGCAAGGACTACTGCCCACCAGTCCAAGTGTTTTCGGGCAAGTCGCATCATTGCAATTTGGCCTTCTTTCTTTTTGGTATACTCTATAAATGTCTAAAACAGCATATGCGATAATTATACACGCCTGAAAGCTGTTTGCAATAACGATGTACCGGAGAAATGAAGCACTGGTAAACCCCCAGATATTTGTTACAATGTAGACACCGAAGGGAGAAAGAAAACTGTGGCGAGTAACTCAGATTCAATCTATAACGTTTTGACGTACATTCACCGCCACCAACACGATGTGTCCTTCATCCAGCAACGCAATAGTAACGTTGTTTCGATTGGTGTGCCTGACACTGTCAAGGTGGCCAACCCAGATATCTACTTTCCAACTGACCGACTACTAGTCAATCGGATGGATGAAGACTTCCTGGCTAAAAATGGCGACCTGTTAAATGATTTCTTTGACCGAACCAATAGTTCAAAACTGGACTACTCAGAGGTCTGGATCACAACAGGTTACATCCAAGCCGAGCACACCTACTTGGTGGAAATTTCATTTGAATAGTAACCTACACATTAAAAAAGGGTTTGGGACAGAAGTCCCAGACCCTTTTTGCGCTCCGAACATACCTGGTCGAAACGTGCGCCAAAAGGCAGTCAACTCCACTTACCCCTGATAGACAAACAATCCGATACCAGGATTGTTTGTCTATCAACGTTAATGTTCATTGACGAACCACCTTTTGGCTCGCTCTTTTTGGCTTTCTAATTGAATAATGCTCGTGAGGCCCAGAGGCCACCCCCAATGACTAACACAGCCACTAAGAAGAAGCGGAACAGCGCGGCAAAGACAACTAGCACAATGACACCAATAATCAACGTGCCCACTAGTCCCAGTAACCAACCGGCCATGCCGAAGACCAACCGCAAAATTGGAAATAATAAGAGTAATAGTAGAAGACTTAATATCACGATGATCGCTCCATTCTGTCCGGGAATCCCTGACTAGCCATTATTCTACACCAATCAGACCGGGCAAACACCTATCCTATATTTACAATTTTATAAAGAAACTAACCGACCGTAATCTGTCGTCGGCCATGTTGCTTCGAATGGTACAGATTGGCATCGACTCGTTTATAAAAGTCCAACGGATTATGATCCGCTGCGCTCAATCCAGAAGCTCCCACTGAAATAGTGACGTGCAAGAGCGCTTCATTGTACGGAATCTCCAAATCATCGACCACATCGAAAACAGTTTTGGCAACGGTGCGGGCCTGCTCTAAATCACAGCGGGGGAGAATAATGTTGAATTCTTCCCCACCGGTTCGGTACAACACCATCCCGGCATCGATAACCTTCAGTGCATCCGTCACAGACCGCGACACTGCTTTTAATACCTCATCCCCCGCCAAATGGCCGTAAGTATCGTTCACTTGCTTGAAGTGATCAATATCAAACATCACCATCGACAGATTTTCGTCACGCACAGAGCTACTTTGAAAGTGGTAATTGATAGCACGATCGTAGGCCGCAAAGTTTTGGACATGGGTCAGCGCATCCCAATTAGCTGATTGGAACAGCCGATCCTTGATCCGCCGGTCCTTATCTTGGATCTTGAAGTAACCGTACATCAGACTAGCAAGAACGGCGTAATCTGCAATTTCAATCCAGTAGGTTACCATCTCTAAGTGAAACCGTACGGCAACTAGCCCCCAGAGGACCAGGGCAAATGCTAATGCAATCGCCATGTAACGCGTAAACGGCCACCTCCAGAGATGCGTACTCTGTTGGTAGGAAACGACGTAGAATAACACGAAAATAATGGTGTAGACCCATGATAATGGTGCTGTTACGTTACCATTGATTAACATAAAGCCCACTCCAGAAATAAAGATTAGCCAGTGTGGAATTTTAAGTTGTAAAAAGTACGCCACAAATATCAGTAAGAGCAACTGAAAATTGGTGAATGTCCACGAAAGATGACTGTCGCGAACTAAGAACTGCAAGGCAAAAATAGAAACTACCGCGCAGGCCAAGCCAATAGCAATTTGAACTTTTTTGATGTCAATCGGCTTATTTTGCGATTCGACTTTTGCCGTTACCCAATTAAAAATGGACCAGTAAAGCGTGATAACACCTAACACAAAAAAAATACTGGTAATAATTGGGGGAACGAGCCACATCGTCCATGACATAGAACCATTCTCCTTGTAAATTAAATATTTTAACTAACGGTTTTTACGCTGGTGGTGGTGAACCCCATCACCCACCAATAATTACACTGCGTTAATCAAACGAATACATCTACTATAAACCTTTTCATATGACGACGCCATTTAAAGTTATCTAAACGCTAATATCAACACCAAGATTCTTAGCGTTCGCTCCACACTTACTGGCTTTCTCTGTCGTTCCCCCTATTTAAAACGCTAAAAATACAGTATGATAGTACCAGACACTTCAAAAGGAGGCACGCCACACGATGTACCGTTACTTTCTCCAGCCGCAACTAAACGTTCTCAACAATTCATTAATTGGCTATGAGATGCTCATTCGGCAACGAGTTGCTGACCACTGGGCCCTCCCCCGCGAATTTGAAACTATCCCCATTGACGTTCAAGCTGACTTGATTCGCCAGACCGCACAGAAATTGCTCCTCAAAGTTGGCTCAGTTTCTTACAACGTCAATCAAACTCAGTTTGTGGACCCCACCATCGCTAAAACCATTGTGGCTGCTCAACAGGCCATCTACCCCATTACCCTAGTGCTAGAGGTCACCGAAGAGCTCACCGACGCCACCATTACTGATGAGCAAGTCATCGACCAAGTCCATTACTTTGACGGGAAAGGTATTCAGCTTAGCCTCGACGACATCGGTACTGGCATCAATACATATGAACACATTGAACCGATTTTATCGTACGCTAGCGAAATCAAATTTGCCATGCAGAACTTTCGGGAAGCTGGCCGGGAAGATGAAATTCCCGATGCCCTCAAATTCTGGAAGAAGATTTCTCAGCAGTATCGACTACGATTAATCCTAGAAGGCGTGGAAAACGCCGAGGAGGATCAGCTCGCTAATCAGCTTGAGATTCCCCTTCGTCAGGGCTGGTACTACGGTAAACCTCGCTTAGTTGCCTTATAATGGTCGCTATTAGTGCGACCTAGGCTAACGAAATCGTCACATTCAAACTATCTACTCAGTTGAATAAAGCCGTCTACACTTTCTGGTAGGCGGCTTTTAATTCACCCTTAGCAACCTCTAATCCACCAATCAAAATAGCCATTAAATGGCTTTATACCAACGTTAGTGGCAAGACTTTTTCGCTAACTTCAATGGAATTGCAACATTAATTACCAGCTAAGTTGCCCTATTTTTCAACTCCCCCTTTTTTTTCTCACAGATTCCCTACTCCAACCAATTGTCATTATAGTAAATACAGAGCAGTGAATGAAACATCTTAGACAAAGTATTTCTGACACAAGCAGTTGTTCCGATTGATGATTGGTCAATCTGTAGGCTGCGAGCACTCAAAGATTGGAGGAGGATTACGATGCGAAGAAAGAAAG belongs to Levilactobacillus yonginensis and includes:
- a CDS encoding zinc-ribbon domain-containing protein, whose product is MDNQTLLRFCSQCGRENVEHGKFCPQCGHSLVRENQSTPQPQASTEQPQQSQPQVTTAQSTAGQPQPTRTQATEQPEQSQATRESTSQATGNTQGMGEQVTHAGNQELMLNLTNLGHIGVWIHNNLVTAGLGVLVLFLLFTFTAAHIVWWLILLLIVILYLVAGIYGTGATRFEQRVNRYYQDPEYRTRFNQNLQAKTASTFKQTTASATTSAGTQPGNGQAGMAAPASQGSLSMGLTEIMVVLGSLAILGSIYVGPYFQASESFFGNSAGVSLAKTLQLGNYFSQNAMVLLVVLTVLPIVTLVLGILPSRTARIINIVMAIISDIVYIVMFATLYSVMGSGVSNSFFSAGYGISAWVTIIGCIVTTVFAFISVFKKRQ
- a CDS encoding serine hydrolase domain-containing protein, yielding MTYPQTKAALRRLLTDQVVPGVSYAFIDHDDIETGEMGQAAVVPRSEPLRAGMIFDVASLTKVVGTLTVVLQLLAQGRLQLTDRLSDWLPEWRDRRVTVRHLLTHTSGIVGYIPNRNQLGAADLTAGLLQLHVGPNFNQKMVYADVNYIFLGWIVEKILGEPVQVAAQKRVLTPLGMMHSTFTPADPLACVPTELTADRGLVRGVVHDPKGYVLQRRCGSAGLFSTAGDLAAFCHAYLNPEQFASVLPPDWIHRLTTDWTPTGTAGRSLGWALAGTQWPWPHRVIWHSGFTGTYLVLDPQRQQAMVFLSNRIHPDAPNEFYLDQRNAVIGTYLAEK
- a CDS encoding ABC transporter ATP-binding protein; the protein is MRNGRGSATKQRPQNFWGTTVRLFKYMKAWIPSLLVVLVFAVASVILQIKTPKILGEATTELFKGVMKGQAELKAGIGIHSLPVDFGKIGHILLVVGIMYAGAAIFGVVQQLIMSWISQKVVYRLRRDLKEKMQRLPISYYDTHSNGDLMSRMANDMDNIGGTLQQTLSQMVTSVLTFFGVLYMMLTISGWLTLVALISVPLSLLVVMVVAPKSQRFFASQQKNLGLLNNTVEETYAGHTVVKTFNREQASQEEFEEHNQKYYQSAWKAQFVSSLIFPLMNFVKNLDYLAVAVIGGIQVANGTVTLGNVQAFLQYTNQFSQPITQMANLTNTIQATIASAERIFDVLDEKDMTDAATATLPEHTAPADNVIEFDDVAFQYVESNPLIADFNLKVKPGEMVAIVGPTGAGKTTIINLLERFYDVGSGQIKYRGQNTLDVDRKDLRRHFAMVLQDTWLFTGSIFDNIKYGREDATEDDVYAAAKAAHADTFIRQLPDGYDTVLNEAATNISQGQRQLLTIARAFVADPDVLILDEATSSVDTRTEMLIQHAMKRLLAGRTSFVVAHRLSTIQSAENIVVMNHGHIVETGNHDSLLAADGFYADLYNSQFAGNNLA
- a CDS encoding ABC transporter ATP-binding protein, translating into MMRLARKHLDWWAVVLAVGFMIIQVACDLSLPTLTSNIIDKGIANNDIGYIWRTGGQMLLLSFIGVLGAAGNVYFASTQSQKMGQRIRSGIFKKVTFSSTEEFETVGNASLITRTTNDVVQIQNVMVQMLRMMLMAPIMLVGAGVLAYIKSPRLTVVFLVALPVLALFTFAIMFFAVPLFKSLQKKIDRINLVFREGLTGVRVIRAFNQDQFEQDRFEGANQDYTNTGIKVFMIVSLMFPIITLIVSGTNIGIVWYGGQLIGSQAMEVGNLVAFMTYATQLLISFMMVSMVFVFVPRAQASAARINEVMDLKSKINDADQPVDLPAGPASLTFDHVNFRYTGAEKLALADVNFSATAGQTVAIIGGTGSGKSTLVNLIPRLFDPESGQIKLNGVALTAASQAALHDAISITQQKAVLFSGTVRSNMVYGMKDASDSQIWHALDVAQASGFIKEEGGLDGVVEQDGANFSGGQRQRLVIARTILKRASVYIFDDSFSALDFKTDSLLRQDLRKDDQVQAAVTVIVAQRVSTVADADLILVIDGGQIVGQGTHDELKATNKTYQEILESQLRKGDEVDA
- a CDS encoding type 1 glutamine amidotransferase, which codes for MTYELNVAHLYGDLMNTYGDVGNILALNYYAKQMDVQLNVNIVSLEEDFKAADYDLAFFGGGQDFEQTIVSQDIQTKKAELTKFIESDGPLLAICGGFQLLGHYYIGADGEKLPGIGALDHYTDKQDNHRFIGDIVIKNQETGETYHGFENHQGITFLGKGERPLGNVVSGKGNNGEDGTEGAIYKNVYCSYFHGPILTRNGDIAKHLLVAALKRKYPDVDFSQQEALSIPATF
- a CDS encoding GGDEF domain-containing protein yields the protein MSWTMWLVPPIITSIFFVLGVITLYWSIFNWVTAKVESQNKPIDIKKVQIAIGLACAVVSIFALQFLVRDSHLSWTFTNFQLLLLIFVAYFLQLKIPHWLIFISGVGFMLINGNVTAPLSWVYTIIFVLFYVVSYQQSTHLWRWPFTRYMAIALAFALVLWGLVAVRFHLEMVTYWIEIADYAVLASLMYGYFKIQDKDRRIKDRLFQSANWDALTHVQNFAAYDRAINYHFQSSSVRDENLSMVMFDIDHFKQVNDTYGHLAGDEVLKAVSRSVTDALKVIDAGMVLYRTGGEEFNIILPRCDLEQARTVAKTVFDVVDDLEIPYNEALLHVTISVGASGLSAADHNPLDFYKRVDANLYHSKQHGRRQITVG